The sequence ACTAACATTCTAATTTCTTCTTTTACAGGGTTTGGTACTATTAACAATGACGGCATCCGTCAAAGGGCTAAAACCAAACTGTCAAAATGGTGTTTGTGACCCAACAACGGCGCAAACTGCAGTAGTTTTCTTGGCACTCTATCTTATTGCATTGGGAACTGGAGGGATCAAGCCTTGTGTTTCTTCTTTTGGGGCTGATCAATTCGATGAGACTGACGAATccgagaagaaaagaaagagctCCTTCTTCAATTGGTTCTACTTCTCCATTAATATTGGGGCTTTGGTTGCTTCCTCTGTGCTAGTTTGGATACAGATGAATGTGGGTTGGAGCTGGGGATTTGGAATTCCTGCGGTGGTGATGGCTATTGCGGTTGCGAGTTTCTTCCTGGGGACGCGTTTATACAGGCACCAGAAACCTGGCGGAAGTCCATATACGAGAATTGCGCAAGTTATTGTGGCTTCATTTAGGAAATCTAGTGCACAGGTGACAAGCgatagttctctactttatgaaGTGACGGACAAGGAATCGGCGATACAAGGTAGTCGTAAGCTTGAGCACACGGATGAATTTAAGTAAGTGTACTAATCCTCTTTTGCGATATTCATTTCATGTGCTCTATGAAAAATGAAACTGTATTAGTAGCAACAATATTTGGGACTCGTGATCTCTTATTCTTCATCTTTTCTCAAATCTTTCATGCTTGCATGCTTTTGTTATGCCCATCCTTAATCATTGACTAGAATGCAGCTAAATCTAATTTATACTCTCTGAACAATAAGTCTGCTGCATCTTAAACCAGTTGTTGCGCtgatgtatttttcacttgtTTAGTGTAGGAACCATTTCTGAATCTTGTTTGATTGTGCACAGTAACTTGTTATGAGTTGGATAAGaccttttcttcctctttttttgttttgatggTCCAGGCTTGTTCATTATTGCTAGTAGTgaagtaaatattgaaattaaaatcataATCACAGAAGTATAGTAGTTACAGAGCCTAGTATGTAAGAATAAAGCATCATACTAGGTTATACACAAATTTTAATCCAaaataataggttaaattttgttttgactGAATAGATCGTAAAATACTTTACATTACATATTTAAgataataatatgatttaagaTTGGTCCCGTTTTTCAAAGATTGCATTTTTCATGACATTATTTTTTTCGAAAGCTTGCTGGTGTATCAAACTGGCCAAGCATATTCATTGAATAAAGAGCATTTTTCATGACATTGTTTTACATCGCTTCAACGATCAtcttattgcttaatttttcagcatttttgCTCAAACAAATCATCAGGTTCTTCGACAAGGCTGCAGTGATGACTCCAGAGGAATGCACCACTGGCCCACCATTTGACCCGTGGCGGCTTTGCACCGTGACCCAAGTGGAGGAGCTGAAGAGCATTGTCCGGATCCTCCCCGTATGGGCGAGCGGCATCATCTTCTCGACCGTCTACAGCCAAATGAGCACCATGTTCGTCCTGCAAGGCAACACCCTGGACCCCCACATGGGCCCGCACTTCAAGATACCTGCTGCATCCCTCTCCATCTTCGACACCCTCAGCGTCATTGTGTGGGTTCCACTCTACGACCGCATCATCGTCCCTCTCGCCCGTCGCATGACTGGCCGTCCGCGAGGTTTCACCCAGCTCACCCGCATGGGCATTGGCCTCGTCATCTCCATCTTCGCCATGCTTGCTGCGGGCGTTCTCGAAGTCGTCAGACTTCGTGTTGTGGCGAGACATAACTTGTATGATTACAACGGATTCGTGCCGATCTCTATATTCTGGCAGGTACCGGAATACTTTCTTGTCGGGGCGGCAGAGGTGTTTACATTTATCGGGCAGCT is a genomic window of Ananas comosus cultivar F153 linkage group 13, ASM154086v1, whole genome shotgun sequence containing:
- the LOC109719091 gene encoding protein NRT1/ PTR FAMILY 8.1-like, which gives rise to MEEATDKYTKDGTTDIHGNPAVRKDTGNWRACPYILANECCERLAYYGMSTNLVNYMLDRLHQGNTTASNNVTNWSGTCYIMPLLGAFLADAYWGRYWTIATFMIVYIFGLVLLTMTASVKGLKPNCQNGVCDPTTAQTAVVFLALYLIALGTGGIKPCVSSFGADQFDETDESEKKRKSSFFNWFYFSINIGALVASSVLVWIQMNVGWSWGFGIPAVVMAIAVASFFLGTRLYRHQKPGGSPYTRIAQVIVASFRKSSAQVTSDSSLLYEVTDKESAIQGSRKLEHTDEFKFFDKAAVMTPEECTTGPPFDPWRLCTVTQVEELKSIVRILPVWASGIIFSTVYSQMSTMFVLQGNTLDPHMGPHFKIPAASLSIFDTLSVIVWVPLYDRIIVPLARRMTGRPRGFTQLTRMGIGLVISIFAMLAAGVLEVVRLRVVARHNLYDYNGFVPISIFWQVPEYFLVGAAEVFTFIGQLEFFYDQAPDAMRSMCSALSLTTVALGNYLSTLLVTIVTAITTKNGKLGWIPDNLNRGHLDYFFWLLAVLSLLNFFVYLWIAKWYSYKATVTDDGEPSG